In one Pseudomonas sp. MM211 genomic region, the following are encoded:
- a CDS encoding dihydrodipicolinate synthase family protein, with amino-acid sequence MNSNIFTGTIPALMTPCTADRKPDFDALVRKGKELIEAGMSAVVYCGSMGDWPLLTEAQRQEGVARLVAAGIPTIVGTGAVNSREAVSHAAHAAKVGAHGLMVIPRVLSRGASPAAQEAHFAAILEAAPELPAVIYNSPYYGFATRAELFFKLRRKYANLIGFKEFGGAADMRYAAEHITSQDEDVILMAGVDTQVVHGFVNCGATGAITGIGNALPREVLQLVELSKKAAKGDAVARRRALELSEALNVLSSFDEGTDLVLYYKHLMVLNGDQEYALHFYETDALSDAQRNYAETQYTLFRQWYANWSAENNAA; translated from the coding sequence ATGAACAGCAACATCTTCACCGGCACCATTCCCGCGCTTATGACCCCGTGCACCGCCGACCGCAAGCCGGATTTCGACGCGCTGGTGCGCAAGGGCAAAGAACTGATCGAGGCCGGCATGAGCGCGGTGGTCTACTGCGGTTCCATGGGCGACTGGCCGTTGCTCACCGAAGCCCAACGCCAGGAAGGGGTGGCACGCCTGGTCGCTGCCGGCATCCCGACCATCGTCGGCACCGGTGCGGTGAACAGCCGCGAAGCTGTTTCCCATGCTGCCCACGCCGCCAAAGTTGGCGCCCACGGTCTGATGGTCATCCCGCGCGTCTTGTCCCGTGGCGCTTCGCCAGCCGCCCAGGAAGCGCACTTCGCCGCCATTCTCGAAGCAGCGCCAGAGCTTCCGGCAGTGATCTACAACAGCCCGTACTACGGCTTCGCGACCCGCGCCGAACTGTTCTTCAAGCTGCGCCGCAAGTACGCCAACCTGATCGGCTTCAAGGAATTCGGCGGTGCCGCCGACATGCGCTACGCCGCCGAGCACATCACCTCGCAGGATGAAGACGTGATTCTCATGGCTGGCGTCGATACTCAGGTGGTGCACGGCTTCGTCAATTGCGGCGCGACTGGCGCCATCACCGGTATCGGCAATGCCCTGCCGCGCGAAGTGCTGCAACTGGTCGAACTGAGCAAGAAGGCCGCCAAGGGCGACGCCGTTGCCCGCCGCCGCGCCCTGGAGCTGTCCGAGGCGCTGAACGTGCTGTCGTCCTTCGACGAAGGCACCGACCTGGTTCTCTACTACAAGCACCTGATGGTGCTCAATGGCGACCAGGAATACGCCCTGCACTTCTACGAAACCGATGCCCTCAGCGACGCCCAGCGTAACTACGCCGAGACGCAGTACACGCTGTTCCGCCAGTGGTACGCCAACTGGTCGGCCGAAAACAACGCCGCCTGA
- a CDS encoding trans-3-hydroxy-L-proline dehydratase, producing MRSSKVIHVVSCHAEGEVGDVIVGGVPPPPGDTLWQQSRWIEQDDFLRNFVLNEPRGGVFRHVNLLVPAKNPKAQMGWIIMEPADVPPMSGSNSLCVATVLLDSGILPMTEPQTRLTLEAPGGLVEVIADCRDGKAERVEVKNVPSFADKLDAWIEVEGLGSLQVDTAYGGDSFVIADARHLGFAIQADEAADLVAVGLRITKAANEQLGFQHPLNPDWSHISFCQIAAPVIHENGIATGANAVVIRPGKIDRSPCGTGCSARMAVLHAKGQLAVGERFIGRSIIGSEFHCRIDSLTDVAGRPAIYPCLSGRAWITGTHQHLLDPSDPWPTGYRLSDTWPVELKL from the coding sequence GTGCGCTCCAGCAAAGTCATTCATGTGGTCAGCTGCCACGCCGAAGGTGAGGTCGGCGACGTCATCGTCGGCGGCGTCCCGCCACCACCTGGCGATACCCTGTGGCAGCAGTCACGCTGGATAGAACAGGACGACTTCCTGCGTAACTTCGTGCTCAACGAACCGCGCGGCGGCGTGTTCCGTCACGTCAACCTGCTGGTGCCGGCGAAGAACCCCAAGGCGCAGATGGGCTGGATCATCATGGAGCCGGCCGATGTGCCGCCGATGTCCGGCTCCAACTCGCTGTGCGTAGCCACCGTGCTGCTCGACAGCGGCATCCTGCCGATGACCGAACCGCAGACGCGCCTGACGCTGGAGGCCCCCGGCGGCCTGGTGGAAGTGATCGCCGACTGTCGCGACGGCAAGGCCGAGCGGGTCGAGGTGAAGAACGTACCGTCGTTCGCCGACAAGCTCGACGCCTGGATCGAGGTCGAAGGCCTGGGGTCGCTGCAGGTCGATACCGCCTACGGCGGTGACAGCTTCGTAATCGCCGATGCGCGTCACCTGGGTTTCGCCATCCAGGCCGATGAGGCAGCCGATCTGGTCGCCGTGGGCCTGCGCATCACCAAAGCCGCCAACGAGCAGCTCGGTTTCCAGCACCCGCTGAACCCGGACTGGAGCCATATCTCCTTTTGCCAGATTGCTGCCCCGGTGATTCACGAGAACGGCATCGCCACGGGCGCCAATGCGGTGGTCATCCGTCCCGGCAAGATCGACCGCTCGCCCTGCGGCACCGGCTGCTCGGCGCGCATGGCAGTGCTGCACGCCAAAGGTCAGCTGGCGGTGGGCGAACGCTTCATCGGCCGCTCGATCATCGGTTCCGAATTCCACTGCCGCATCGACTCGCTGACCGACGTGGCAGGTCGCCCGGCGATCTACCCCTGCCTATCCGGCCGCGCGTGGATCACCGGCACTCACCAGCACCTGCTCGACCCGAGCGATCCCTGGCCAACGGGCTATCGCCTGTCGGATACATGGCCGGTGGAGCTGAAGCTTTAA
- a CDS encoding amino acid ABC transporter ATP-binding protein, translating into MIEIDNVYKSFGELEVIKGVSLTVNKGEVVSIIGGSGSGKSTLLMCINGLESIKSGSIRVDGTEVHAPGTDINKLRQKIGIVFQQWNAFPHLTVLENVMLAPRKVLGLSKQEAEAIAVQQLTHVGLADKLKVFPGKLSGGQQQRMAIARALAMSPDYMLFDEATSALDPQLVGEVLDTMRMLAEDGMTMVLVTHEIRFARDVSDRVAFFRNGLVHEIGAPEQVLGNPQRPETADFLKSVH; encoded by the coding sequence ATGATTGAGATCGACAACGTATACAAATCCTTCGGCGAGCTCGAAGTGATCAAGGGCGTCAGCCTGACCGTGAACAAGGGTGAAGTGGTGTCGATCATCGGCGGCTCCGGCTCCGGCAAATCGACCCTGCTGATGTGCATCAACGGCCTGGAGTCGATCAAGAGCGGCAGCATTCGCGTTGACGGCACCGAAGTGCATGCACCGGGCACCGACATCAACAAGCTGCGGCAGAAGATCGGCATCGTGTTCCAGCAGTGGAACGCCTTCCCGCACCTGACGGTGCTGGAAAACGTCATGCTGGCGCCGCGCAAGGTGCTCGGCCTGAGCAAGCAGGAAGCCGAGGCCATCGCCGTGCAGCAACTGACCCACGTGGGCCTGGCCGACAAGCTCAAGGTGTTTCCCGGCAAGCTGTCCGGCGGCCAGCAGCAGCGCATGGCGATCGCCCGCGCCCTGGCCATGAGCCCCGATTACATGCTGTTCGACGAGGCCACCAGCGCCCTCGACCCGCAGCTGGTCGGCGAAGTGCTCGACACCATGCGCATGCTCGCCGAAGACGGCATGACCATGGTGCTGGTAACTCACGAGATTCGCTTCGCCCGTGACGTGTCCGACCGTGTGGCGTTCTTCCGCAACGGCCTGGTGCACGAGATCGGCGCGCCCGAGCAGGTGCTCGGTAATCCACAGCGACCGGAAACCGCCGACTTCCTCAAGTCGGTTCATTAA
- a CDS encoding amino acid ABC transporter permease, with translation MFDTSFTWNDFLYLLDGAWVTLQLTFWAILLGSFAGLLFGLLRALLPRATLPLAWVLDVFRSVPLLIQFVLFNSFKSIAGIDISAFAVGCIVLGIYAAAYFTEIVRAGVLSVPFTLRRASRSLGLSYLQDLRYIVLPMATRVAFPGWLNLVLSVMKDTALVMWIGIVELLRASQTIVTRIQEPLLVLCIAGLIYYVMSLVVARLGARLERRWQEND, from the coding sequence ATGTTCGATACCAGCTTCACCTGGAACGATTTCCTCTACCTGCTCGACGGTGCCTGGGTCACCCTGCAGCTGACCTTCTGGGCCATCCTGCTGGGCTCCTTCGCCGGCCTGCTGTTCGGCCTGCTGCGTGCCCTGCTGCCCCGCGCCACCCTGCCGCTGGCCTGGGTACTCGACGTGTTTCGCAGCGTGCCACTGCTCATCCAGTTCGTGCTGTTCAACTCGTTCAAGAGCATCGCCGGCATTGATATCAGCGCCTTCGCGGTGGGCTGCATCGTGCTGGGCATCTACGCCGCCGCCTACTTCACCGAGATCGTGCGAGCCGGTGTGCTGTCGGTGCCGTTTACGCTACGCCGCGCCAGCCGCTCCCTGGGCCTGAGTTATCTGCAGGACCTGCGCTACATCGTCCTGCCGATGGCCACGCGGGTAGCCTTCCCTGGCTGGCTGAACCTGGTGCTCAGCGTGATGAAGGACACCGCGCTGGTCATGTGGATCGGCATCGTCGAGCTGCTGCGCGCCTCGCAAACCATCGTCACACGCATTCAAGAGCCGCTGCTGGTGCTGTGCATCGCCGGCCTCATCTACTACGTCATGAGCCTGGTGGTCGCCCGCCTTGGCGCCCGTCTGGAAAGAAGGTGGCAGGAAAATGATTGA
- a CDS encoding amino acid ABC transporter permease, whose amino-acid sequence MFDYTFHWRQAFKALPDMLAGAWVTFETAALSMIFGVLIALALTVMRELKNPVARGFANGWVSIARNTPSLFQIYILYFGLGSMGWHVSSWVALLAGITFNNAGYLAENFRGGLKAVPDTQVRAARSLGMSAFQAYRMIVVPQLLRIVFYPLTNQMVWAVLMTSLGVIVGLNNDLTGVTQDYNVKTFRTFEFFAIAAVLYYLIAKAIVAVARLLAWRLFRY is encoded by the coding sequence ATGTTTGACTACACCTTCCATTGGCGCCAGGCATTCAAGGCTCTGCCCGACATGCTCGCCGGCGCCTGGGTGACCTTCGAGACGGCCGCCCTGTCGATGATCTTCGGCGTACTCATCGCCCTCGCCCTGACGGTGATGCGCGAGCTGAAGAACCCCGTGGCCCGTGGCTTCGCCAATGGCTGGGTATCCATCGCGCGCAACACGCCGTCGCTGTTCCAGATCTACATCCTGTACTTCGGTCTGGGCTCGATGGGCTGGCACGTCAGCTCCTGGGTCGCGCTGCTGGCCGGCATCACCTTCAACAACGCCGGTTACCTGGCGGAGAACTTCCGCGGTGGCCTCAAGGCCGTGCCCGACACCCAGGTGCGTGCCGCGCGCTCGCTGGGCATGAGCGCCTTTCAGGCCTACCGGATGATCGTCGTGCCGCAGCTGCTGCGCATCGTCTTCTACCCGCTGACCAACCAGATGGTCTGGGCCGTATTGATGACCTCGCTGGGGGTGATCGTCGGCCTCAACAACGACCTCACCGGCGTCACCCAGGACTACAACGTCAAGACCTTCCGCACCTTCGAGTTCTTCGCCATCGCGGCGGTGCTGTATTACCTGATCGCCAAGGCGATCGTAGCGGTTGCCCGGCTGCTGGCCTGGCGCCTGTTCCGTTACTGA
- the lhpI gene encoding cis-3-hydroxy-L-proline dehydratase yields the protein MPTVADHASTHLPACAIQGRSLVAGCAEGELLFAEMGLSFWGGVDPFTGEVIDRHHPLSGQNLAGRVLAIPSGRGSCTGSSVMMELLSGDHAPSALVLAEADEILTLGVLVAELLFQRSIAVLCIGHEAFTRLRGQAYARLDGERLQLYPQRPADARPTGVASIHQQPLFASALQLNESDRALLDGSQGKAAQVAMQLVLRMADLQSASELLDVTQAHIDGCIYTGPASLRFAEQLVAWGAKVRVPTTLNSISVDQRRWRALGIDAAFGEPASALGDAYMAMGAQLSFTCAPYLLDSAPAEGEQIVWAESNAVVYANSVLGARTLKYPDYLDICIALTGRAPKVGCHLDEHRMASLQIQLPELAELDDAFYPLLGYHVGLLCGSGIPLVRGLEKAQPSLDDLKAFGAAFATSSAAPLFHIAGVTPEAKHPQNVIHSGQPTPTEQVTLADLRRSWDELNSADDAEVGLIALGNPHFSLSEFARLAELCAGRSKHTQVSLVITCGRAIHEQARAAGYLTVLEAFGATLVTDTCWCMLGEPVVPTTCRTLMTNSGKYAHYAPGLVGRSVHFASLAECVDAACSGQASGRLPRWLQPASPVENPTHV from the coding sequence ATGCCAACAGTCGCTGACCATGCCTCGACCCACCTGCCAGCCTGCGCCATTCAGGGCCGCAGCCTGGTCGCCGGGTGTGCCGAGGGTGAGTTGCTGTTCGCCGAGATGGGCCTGAGTTTCTGGGGCGGCGTCGACCCGTTCACGGGCGAGGTGATCGACCGTCATCACCCGCTCAGTGGCCAGAATCTGGCGGGCCGCGTGCTGGCGATCCCCAGCGGCCGCGGCTCCTGCACCGGCAGCAGCGTGATGATGGAGCTGCTCAGCGGCGACCACGCGCCTAGCGCCCTGGTGCTCGCCGAGGCCGACGAGATCCTCACGCTGGGCGTGCTGGTGGCTGAACTGCTGTTCCAGCGTTCCATTGCCGTGCTGTGCATCGGTCACGAAGCCTTCACCCGCTTGCGTGGCCAGGCTTACGCCCGCCTCGACGGTGAGCGGCTGCAGCTTTATCCACAGCGCCCCGCCGATGCCCGGCCGACAGGTGTGGCTTCAATACATCAGCAGCCGCTGTTCGCCAGCGCCCTGCAATTGAACGAAAGCGACCGTGCCCTGCTCGACGGTAGCCAGGGCAAGGCGGCACAGGTCGCCATGCAGCTGGTGCTGCGCATGGCAGACCTGCAGAGCGCCAGCGAACTGCTGGATGTCACCCAGGCGCATATCGACGGCTGCATCTACACCGGCCCGGCCAGCCTGCGCTTCGCGGAGCAACTGGTGGCCTGGGGAGCCAAAGTAAGGGTTCCCACCACCCTCAACTCGATTTCCGTGGATCAGCGCCGCTGGCGTGCACTGGGCATCGATGCCGCATTCGGCGAACCGGCCAGTGCACTCGGCGATGCCTACATGGCCATGGGCGCCCAGCTCAGTTTCACCTGTGCGCCCTACCTGCTGGACAGCGCGCCGGCCGAGGGCGAGCAGATCGTCTGGGCCGAGTCCAACGCGGTGGTCTACGCCAACAGCGTGCTTGGGGCACGAACCCTCAAATATCCCGATTACCTGGATATCTGCATCGCCCTCACCGGCCGCGCGCCCAAGGTCGGCTGTCATCTCGACGAGCACCGCATGGCCAGCCTGCAGATTCAGCTGCCAGAGCTCGCCGAGCTGGACGATGCCTTCTACCCGCTGCTCGGCTATCACGTCGGCCTGCTCTGCGGCAGCGGCATTCCGCTGGTACGCGGCCTGGAGAAGGCCCAGCCGAGCCTGGACGATCTCAAGGCCTTTGGCGCAGCATTCGCCACCAGCTCGGCAGCACCGCTGTTCCATATCGCCGGGGTGACCCCGGAAGCCAAGCACCCGCAGAACGTTATCCACAGCGGCCAGCCGACGCCCACCGAGCAGGTCACCCTCGCCGATCTGCGCCGCAGCTGGGACGAACTCAACAGCGCTGATGACGCCGAGGTAGGGCTGATCGCGCTCGGCAATCCGCATTTCTCGCTCAGTGAATTCGCCCGCCTCGCCGAACTGTGCGCGGGCCGCAGCAAGCACACTCAGGTAAGCCTGGTGATCACCTGTGGCCGGGCGATTCACGAGCAGGCCCGCGCGGCCGGTTACCTCACCGTGCTGGAAGCCTTCGGTGCGACGCTGGTGACCGACACCTGCTGGTGCATGCTCGGCGAGCCGGTGGTGCCGACCACTTGCCGCACCCTGATGACCAATTCGGGCAAATACGCCCATTACGCGCCAGGGCTGGTCGGCCGTTCGGTGCACTTCGCCAGTCTGGCCGAGTGCGTCGACGCCGCCTGTTCGGGCCAGGCCAGCGGCCGTCTGCCGCGCTGGCTGCAACCGGCTTCCCCTGTGGAGAACCCCACGCATGTTTGA
- a CDS encoding ABC transporter substrate-binding protein produces the protein MKNPAFAVALSAVLSTTLIGTAHADKLDSIIESGKLRCAVTLDFPPMGSRDDKNQPIGFDVDYCNDLAKVLGVDAEVVETPFPDRIPALVSGRADVIVASTSDTLERAKTVGLTVPYFAFQMVVLTRDDTGISKYEDLKGKAVGNTSGTYEAIALEKDVKAWGDGSFRAYQSQNDTILAVAQGHIAATVVTNTVAAATLKSGKYKGLKVVGDAPYVVDYVSLAAKRDEYGLINYLNLFVNQQVRSGRYDELWKKWVGDEIKPANLTVPGVYY, from the coding sequence ATGAAAAACCCCGCTTTTGCCGTAGCCCTCAGCGCAGTACTTAGCACCACCCTGATTGGCACCGCACACGCCGACAAACTCGACTCGATCATCGAATCCGGCAAGCTGCGCTGCGCAGTCACCCTGGATTTCCCGCCCATGGGCTCGCGTGACGACAAGAACCAGCCGATCGGCTTTGACGTCGACTACTGCAACGACTTGGCGAAAGTGCTCGGCGTCGATGCCGAAGTGGTGGAAACACCGTTCCCGGATCGTATCCCTGCGCTGGTTTCCGGCCGTGCCGACGTGATCGTCGCCTCCACCTCCGACACCCTGGAGCGCGCCAAGACCGTAGGCCTGACCGTGCCTTACTTCGCCTTCCAGATGGTCGTGCTGACCCGCGACGACACCGGGATCAGCAAATACGAAGACCTCAAGGGCAAGGCCGTGGGTAACACCAGCGGCACCTACGAAGCCATCGCTCTCGAGAAGGACGTGAAAGCCTGGGGCGACGGTAGCTTCCGCGCGTACCAGTCGCAGAACGACACCATCCTCGCTGTCGCTCAGGGCCACATCGCCGCCACCGTGGTCACCAACACCGTAGCCGCTGCCACCCTCAAGTCCGGCAAGTACAAAGGCCTGAAAGTGGTCGGTGATGCGCCCTACGTCGTCGACTACGTGTCCCTCGCAGCCAAGCGTGACGAGTACGGCCTGATCAACTACCTCAACCTGTTCGTCAACCAACAGGTACGCAGCGGCCGTTACGACGAGCTGTGGAAGAAGTGGGTCGGCGACGAAATCAAACCGGCCAACCTGACCGTGCCGGGTGTGTACTACTGA
- a CDS encoding AraC family transcriptional regulator produces the protein MQTLLPAALHQDLPALIASLRQIEPLLDAMPEVVFFIKDTQARYALVNQTLTQRLGFKSKAKLLGMTAEQVFPDSFGPSYTAQDRRVLTDGDHLADQLELHLYYGNQPVWCLTHKLALRNQAGEIIGVAGISRDVQLPQSSHPAYPKLAAVDAYIREHFARPISLAELTELAGLSVAQLERHCKRIFQLTPRQMIHKARLGEASRLLLQDLPITEIALRCGYTDHSAFSRQFRALTGLTPSQFRDSHNR, from the coding sequence ATGCAAACTCTGCTGCCAGCCGCTCTACATCAAGACTTACCCGCGCTGATCGCCAGCCTTCGGCAGATCGAGCCGCTGCTCGATGCCATGCCCGAGGTGGTGTTTTTCATCAAGGACACGCAAGCGCGTTACGCGCTCGTCAACCAGACACTGACGCAGCGGCTGGGCTTCAAGAGCAAGGCCAAGCTGCTCGGGATGACCGCCGAGCAGGTGTTCCCGGACAGCTTCGGGCCTTCCTACACGGCGCAAGATCGACGGGTACTCACAGACGGTGACCATCTCGCCGATCAGCTGGAGCTGCATCTTTATTATGGCAATCAGCCCGTCTGGTGCCTGACCCATAAACTGGCGCTACGCAATCAGGCCGGGGAGATCATTGGCGTGGCCGGGATTTCCCGAGACGTGCAATTGCCGCAATCGAGCCACCCGGCCTATCCGAAGCTGGCAGCGGTGGACGCTTATATCCGCGAGCACTTCGCCCGGCCGATCAGCCTGGCCGAGCTCACCGAGCTGGCCGGTCTGTCGGTGGCGCAACTCGAGCGCCACTGCAAGCGCATCTTCCAGCTCACCCCGCGACAGATGATCCACAAGGCGCGCCTTGGCGAGGCCAGTCGCCTGCTGTTGCAGGACTTGCCGATCACCGAAATCGCCCTGCGCTGCGGTTACACCGATCACAGCGCCTTCAGCCGCCAGTTCCGGGCGCTGACCGGGCTGACGCCGAGCCAGTTCCGCGACTCGCATAACCGGTGA
- a CDS encoding glucose/quinate/shikimate family membrane-bound PQQ-dependent dehydrogenase has product MNEGKGAQRGTRALLLIVGVLIALVGLVLLGGGAYLASLGGSWYFLIMGLAVLASGALIAARKPSGAWLFALALLGTVIWALVDVGLVFWPLFSRLFTFGVIALVVALIYPTLKKAAGDRGGRGAYALAALLAVALIASFSGTFVAHPTVAASGDGPAVQPVDPTQAQKNWEHYGNTAGGSRFAALDQITRANVKDLQVAWTYHTGDVAESNGNGAEDQLTPLQVGDKVFICTPHNNIIALDADTGSELWRNDINAQASVWQRCRGLAYFDADAPLQQPDAAGAVAVPTVAIAEGANCRRRLLTNTIDARLIAVDADTGALCEGFGENGQVGLKAGLGAAPDPHYQLTSPPLLAGTTVVVGGRVADNVQTDMPGGVIRGFDVVTGAMRWAFDPGNPEDRQAPSGDQTYVRSTPNSWAPMSYDPAMNTVFLPMGSPSTDLYGAERTELNHKYGASILALDATTGAEKWVYQTVHNDLWDFDLPMQPSLIDFPKADGSKVPAVVIGTKAGQIFVLDRATGQPLTEVADVTVKAADIKGEQYVLKQPLSVGMPQIGAQTLTESDMWGATPFDQMLCRINFKQMRYEGLYTAPGTDVSLSFPGSLGGMNWGGLSTDPVNDYIFVNDMRLGLWVQMTPAENRGAASSGGEAVNTGMGAVPLKGTPYAVNKNRFLSLAGIPCQAPPFGTLTAIDMKTQKIAWQVPVGTVEDTDPLGIKMRLPMPVGMPTLGGSLATQSGLVFFAGTQDYYLRAFDSGTGKEVWKQRLPVGSQGTPMTYVSPKTGKQFIVVTAGGARQSPDRGDYVIAYALP; this is encoded by the coding sequence ATGAATGAGGGTAAAGGTGCCCAGCGCGGCACACGTGCACTATTGCTGATCGTCGGCGTATTGATCGCCCTGGTCGGCCTTGTCTTGCTCGGCGGCGGTGCTTATCTGGCCAGCCTCGGCGGCAGTTGGTACTTCCTGATCATGGGCCTGGCCGTACTGGCCAGCGGCGCGCTGATCGCAGCTCGCAAACCCTCGGGCGCCTGGCTGTTCGCCCTGGCGCTGCTCGGTACCGTGATTTGGGCACTGGTCGATGTCGGTCTGGTGTTCTGGCCACTGTTCTCACGCCTGTTCACCTTTGGTGTGATCGCTCTAGTCGTCGCGCTGATCTACCCGACTTTGAAGAAGGCCGCTGGTGATCGCGGTGGGCGTGGCGCCTATGCGCTGGCAGCCCTGCTGGCGGTGGCGCTGATCGCCAGCTTCAGCGGCACCTTCGTGGCCCACCCCACCGTGGCGGCCAGCGGCGACGGCCCGGCCGTGCAGCCGGTCGATCCGACCCAGGCCCAGAAGAACTGGGAGCATTACGGCAATACCGCTGGTGGAAGCCGTTTTGCGGCCCTGGATCAGATCACCCGTGCCAACGTGAAGGACCTGCAGGTCGCCTGGACGTATCACACCGGCGACGTGGCCGAGAGCAACGGCAACGGTGCCGAAGATCAGCTCACTCCGCTGCAGGTGGGTGACAAGGTGTTCATCTGCACCCCACACAACAACATCATCGCCCTCGACGCCGATACCGGCAGCGAGCTGTGGCGCAACGACATCAACGCCCAGGCTTCGGTCTGGCAGCGTTGCCGTGGCCTGGCCTACTTCGACGCCGATGCGCCACTGCAGCAGCCTGATGCTGCGGGTGCCGTCGCGGTGCCGACCGTGGCCATCGCCGAAGGCGCCAACTGCCGTCGTCGTCTGCTGACCAACACCATCGACGCCCGCCTGATCGCGGTAGATGCCGACACCGGCGCACTTTGCGAAGGCTTCGGCGAGAATGGCCAGGTCGGCCTGAAGGCCGGTCTGGGCGCTGCGCCGGATCCGCATTACCAACTCACCTCGCCGCCGCTGTTGGCCGGTACCACCGTCGTGGTGGGTGGGCGTGTGGCCGACAACGTGCAGACCGACATGCCGGGTGGCGTGATCCGTGGTTTCGATGTGGTCACTGGTGCCATGCGCTGGGCGTTCGACCCGGGTAACCCTGAAGATCGTCAGGCTCCGTCCGGTGACCAGACCTATGTGCGCAGCACGCCGAACTCGTGGGCGCCGATGTCCTACGATCCGGCGATGAACACCGTGTTCCTGCCCATGGGCAGCCCGTCCACCGACCTTTACGGTGCCGAGCGCACCGAGCTGAATCACAAGTACGGCGCCTCGATCCTCGCCCTGGACGCCACCACCGGTGCGGAAAAGTGGGTCTACCAGACCGTGCACAACGACCTCTGGGACTTCGACCTGCCGATGCAGCCCAGCCTGATCGATTTCCCCAAAGCCGACGGCAGCAAGGTGCCAGCCGTGGTGATCGGCACCAAGGCCGGTCAGATCTTCGTGCTCGACCGTGCCACCGGCCAACCGCTGACTGAAGTCGCTGATGTAACGGTCAAGGCGGCGGACATCAAGGGCGAGCAGTACGTGCTCAAGCAGCCGCTGTCGGTGGGCATGCCGCAGATCGGTGCGCAGACGCTGACCGAGTCGGACATGTGGGGCGCCACGCCTTTCGACCAGATGCTGTGCCGTATCAACTTCAAGCAGATGCGTTACGAAGGCCTTTACACCGCACCGGGCACCGATGTGTCGCTGAGCTTCCCGGGTTCCCTGGGTGGGATGAACTGGGGTGGCCTGTCCACCGACCCGGTCAACGACTACATCTTCGTCAACGACATGCGTCTTGGCCTGTGGGTGCAGATGACCCCGGCAGAGAATCGTGGCGCGGCCTCGTCGGGTGGTGAAGCCGTCAACACCGGCATGGGTGCTGTACCGCTCAAGGGCACGCCCTATGCGGTCAACAAAAACCGCTTCCTGTCGCTGGCTGGCATTCCATGCCAGGCGCCGCCGTTCGGCACGCTCACCGCTATCGACATGAAAACCCAGAAGATCGCCTGGCAGGTGCCGGTCGGTACCGTCGAAGATACCGATCCGCTGGGTATCAAGATGCGCCTGCCGATGCCGGTCGGCATGCCGACCTTGGGCGGCTCGCTGGCGACCCAGTCCGGCCTGGTGTTCTTCGCCGGTACCCAGGACTACTACCTGCGCGCCTTCGATAGCGGCACCGGCAAGGAAGTCTGGAAACAGCGCCTGCCGGTTGGTAGCCAAGGCACGCCAATGACCTACGTGTCGCCGAAGACCGGCAAGCAGTTCATCGTGGTAACGGCCGGCGGTGCCCGTCAGTCGCCAGATCGCGGTGACTATGTGATCGCCTACGCGCTGCCGTAA